One window of the Wolbachia endosymbiont of Ctenocephalides felis wCfeJ genome contains the following:
- a CDS encoding NAD(P)/FAD-dependent oxidoreductase, with protein METDIVIVGAGPVGIFTAFQAGMLDMRCHIIDILNRAGGQCVALYPEKPIYDIPGYPVITAQRLIEQLMEQASPFEPVYHLGQRVEKILDNDSQNFTVITSTGMEIKCKAVIIAAGNGMFEPNRPPLSGILEYENKSVFYSVNKISDFQDKTIVIAGGGDSAADWTIELSKVAKKIYVVHRRKEFRCAPEMRNKLELLENNEKIELIVPYQLHGLAGSDGQLSAAIVKNIASGEEKEISADFLLPFFGLSMNLGPISNWDLKLEHSRIVVDQATLRTSRDRIYAIGDMATYLGKLKLILNGFAESAMACYDIHKVIHNSPVNFQYSTSKGVHRKKSDLL; from the coding sequence ATGGAAACTGATATAGTAATAGTGGGTGCTGGGCCTGTTGGAATATTTACCGCTTTTCAAGCGGGAATGCTCGATATGAGATGTCATATAATAGATATTTTAAATCGGGCAGGAGGACAATGTGTTGCTCTTTACCCAGAAAAACCAATATATGATATACCTGGCTATCCTGTCATTACTGCTCAAAGGTTAATTGAACAGTTAATGGAGCAAGCTTCGCCATTTGAACCTGTTTACCATCTAGGCCAAAGGGTGGAGAAAATTTTGGATAATGACAGTCAAAACTTCACTGTGATAACAAGCACAGGCATGGAGATAAAATGTAAAGCTGTTATCATTGCTGCAGGCAATGGAATGTTTGAACCTAATCGCCCACCTCTTAGTGGTATATTAGAATATGAAAATAAATCCGTATTTTATAGCGTAAATAAAATTTCTGATTTTCAGGATAAAACTATAGTTATTGCGGGAGGGGGGGATTCTGCGGCTGATTGGACTATAGAACTTTCTAAAGTTGCAAAGAAAATTTATGTAGTACATAGAAGAAAGGAATTTCGTTGTGCTCCTGAAATGAGAAATAAATTAGAATTGCTTGAAAATAATGAAAAGATAGAGCTTATAGTGCCATATCAACTGCATGGACTAGCGGGAAGTGATGGGCAGTTGAGTGCGGCGATAGTGAAAAACATTGCTTCTGGAGAAGAAAAAGAAATATCTGCTGATTTTTTACTACCGTTTTTTGGTCTGTCAATGAATTTGGGGCCAATAAGCAATTGGGATTTAAAATTGGAACATAGTCGCATAGTCGTTGACCAGGCTACACTTAGAACCAGTAGAGATAGGATATATGCAATTGGAGATATGGCTACTTACTTAGGCAAACTAAAGTTGATACTAAATGGTTTTGCCGAGAGCGCTATGGCTTGTTATGACATACACAAAGTAATCCACAATTCTCCAGTTAATTTTCAATATTCAACTTCCAAGGGAGTTCACAGGAAAAAAAGCGATTTACTTTAA
- a CDS encoding F0F1 ATP synthase subunit epsilon, with the protein MNTFKVQFFSPDNQISFNRVISLSVNGLEGELMVLAHHSPYLIYLLPGVITVKMSSRKEEKVVVDNGVLEVAGNSCSIVTSQVQVFDCAVHDEELCKSKRINMQLNYLSQ; encoded by the coding sequence ATGAACACCTTCAAAGTGCAATTTTTTTCTCCTGATAATCAAATTTCATTCAATAGAGTGATTTCTCTTTCAGTAAATGGTCTCGAGGGTGAGCTTATGGTTTTAGCTCATCATTCTCCTTACTTAATTTATTTATTGCCTGGCGTAATTACTGTTAAGATGAGTAGTCGAAAAGAAGAAAAAGTTGTAGTGGATAACGGTGTGTTGGAAGTTGCAGGTAATAGTTGTAGTATTGTGACAAGTCAAGTGCAGGTTTTTGATTGTGCAGTTCATGATGAGGAATTGTGCAAGAGCAAAAGGATAAACATGCAGTTGAATTATCTAAGTCAGTAA
- the rnpA gene encoding ribonuclease P protein component, whose protein sequence is MIEHKKKDFSFAFKNKLAPGSIFYRGFYISLYAIKEREPERHLYTIRIGLVVSKKTGKATKRNKIKRRLRALTKASILNISNTGYYYIIIAHRNIMQASYKNLQKDLTICLKKIK, encoded by the coding sequence ATTATCGAGCATAAAAAAAAAGATTTTTCATTTGCTTTCAAAAATAAACTAGCACCTGGCAGTATTTTTTATCGTGGGTTCTACATATCATTATATGCCATAAAAGAGAGAGAACCAGAAAGGCATCTCTATACCATTAGAATAGGTCTGGTTGTTAGCAAAAAAACTGGAAAAGCAACAAAAAGAAACAAAATCAAAAGACGATTACGAGCACTTACCAAAGCCAGTATACTCAATATAAGTAACACTGGATACTACTACATAATAATAGCTCACAGAAACATTATGCAAGCAAGCTATAAAAACTTACAAAAAGACCTAACTATTTGCTTAAAAAAAATAAAATAA
- a CDS encoding methyltransferase has protein sequence MKGNLSFIKVILSFMCKLISMFNIKKAKLFAVNKCNALYKEVTALLGKYKNLLNTNIEIGLYHFYKGNISDAKLRFWLISIFYSNLPIVWYNIGRCHFAMGNTNKAYTYLTKTLKLDNDYEEASYYIKKMTNLAPIIKLPTNLIKQYFDYTGEYFVEHWLIAKQYRGHELIHTAITKIFDDSTSALDILDLGCGTGICGHFLKINNIGSRIIGVDISNRMLNIARGCFIKGKPVYNELIHMEMTDFLKQEKNYLYDVIIFAEVLHYLHDFQAELELAKKSMSKKGAIICLIRRKEGGGIDFVNKGDYFRHSESYVQRVAKEINMQISYISYCKIYGSQVDGILFALQHPQKKPKSLTQITIAQSSVYVQ, from the coding sequence ATGAAAGGTAATCTATCCTTTATAAAGGTTATTTTAAGTTTTATGTGTAAGCTAATCAGTATGTTTAACATTAAGAAAGCCAAACTATTTGCTGTAAATAAATGTAATGCTCTTTATAAGGAAGTAACAGCGCTTCTCGGAAAGTACAAAAATTTATTAAACACCAATATTGAAATCGGGTTATATCACTTTTATAAGGGTAACATATCAGATGCAAAGCTGAGATTTTGGTTGATCAGCATATTTTATTCTAATTTACCTATAGTTTGGTACAACATTGGAAGATGTCATTTTGCAATGGGAAATACCAATAAAGCTTATACTTATCTGACAAAAACATTAAAATTAGACAACGATTATGAAGAAGCATCCTACTACATAAAGAAAATGACAAACTTAGCACCTATTATAAAACTACCTACAAATCTCATAAAACAATATTTTGATTACACTGGTGAGTATTTCGTCGAGCATTGGTTAATTGCTAAACAATACAGAGGGCATGAGCTTATCCACACAGCAATTACAAAAATTTTTGATGATTCAACTTCTGCACTTGACATACTTGATCTTGGTTGTGGCACTGGAATATGTGGTCATTTCTTGAAAATAAATAATATTGGAAGTCGTATAATAGGAGTTGACATTTCAAACAGAATGCTAAATATTGCCAGAGGATGCTTTATCAAGGGTAAGCCCGTTTACAATGAGTTAATACACATGGAAATGACAGATTTCCTTAAGCAAGAAAAGAACTATCTCTATGATGTCATCATTTTTGCTGAAGTATTACATTACCTACATGACTTTCAAGCAGAATTAGAACTAGCAAAAAAGTCTATGAGTAAAAAAGGAGCAATCATATGTTTGATAAGAAGAAAGGAAGGTGGAGGTATTGACTTTGTAAACAAAGGAGATTACTTTCGTCATTCAGAAAGTTATGTACAGCGCGTTGCAAAAGAAATAAATATGCAAATAAGCTACATAAGTTATTGTAAAATATATGGAAGTCAGGTTGATGGCATCTTGTTTGCATTACAGCATCCACAAAAAAAACCGAAAAGCCTAACTCAAATCACTATTGCTCAAAGCAGTGTCTATGTACAATAA
- the rpmH gene encoding 50S ribosomal protein L34, translating into MKRTFQPKNLIRKRRHGFRSRMATRAGRKILNRRRSLGCKKLCA; encoded by the coding sequence ATGAAGAGAACATTTCAACCTAAAAATTTGATAAGGAAACGCAGGCACGGCTTCCGCTCACGCATGGCAACAAGAGCTGGAAGAAAGATACTTAATAGGCGTCGCTCATTAGGATGCAAAAAATTATGTGCATAG
- a CDS encoding ribonucleoside-diphosphate reductase subunit alpha, translated as MSNITINHEKNGKLTDFGKAVLSDRYLIENESYQDLFIRIASYYCDNEEHAQRLYDYMSNLWFMPSTPILSNGGTNRGLPISCFLNETEDSLQGIVDLWNENVWLAARGGGIGSYWGNLRSIGESVKGSGKTSGIVPFIVVQNALTLAISQGSLRRGSSAVYLSVSHPEIEEFLDIRKPTGGDPNRKALNIHHAVIVNDEFMQAVERDLEWDLISPHNNKVISTVKARDIWIKILTARIETGEPYIIFLDAINNNKPELYKKLNLDIKMSNLCSEITLTTGYDHLNKPRTAVCCLSSVNLEYYEEWKDNKVFIEDIMRFLDNVLEDFINKAPNEIQRAKYSATRERSIGLGVMGFHSFLQSKIVPFESVTAQQWNKKIFKYLREQVDMVSKKLAEEKGACLDAREINLMERFTHKLAIAPTASISIIAGNTSPGIEPYAANVFTQKTLTGSFVVRNKFLQKLLAEKNQDNDKVWSSISTNEGSVQHLDFLNEHEKLTFKTAYELDQRWIIEHASDRTPYICQSQSVNLFLPANVHKRYLHKIHMLAWKKGLKSLYYCRSQSMQRADKVSHDIFKKSEILQQRTDIDYDECLSCQ; from the coding sequence ATGAGTAATATTACTATTAATCACGAAAAAAACGGTAAATTGACCGACTTTGGAAAAGCAGTCCTATCGGACAGGTATCTGATAGAAAATGAAAGTTATCAAGATCTCTTTATACGTATTGCCAGCTACTATTGTGACAATGAGGAACATGCACAGCGTCTTTATGATTACATGAGCAACTTGTGGTTCATGCCTTCAACACCAATACTCAGTAATGGTGGCACCAATAGAGGGTTACCTATCTCCTGTTTCCTTAACGAAACTGAAGACAGCCTGCAGGGAATAGTTGATTTATGGAATGAAAATGTCTGGCTCGCTGCACGTGGAGGAGGTATAGGTAGTTATTGGGGAAATTTACGTTCAATTGGTGAAAGTGTAAAAGGCAGTGGTAAAACCTCAGGAATTGTACCATTTATTGTGGTGCAAAATGCTTTGACGCTTGCAATTAGTCAAGGATCTTTAAGAAGAGGCAGTTCGGCAGTCTATCTTTCTGTATCCCATCCAGAAATAGAAGAGTTTCTTGACATACGCAAACCAACAGGAGGTGACCCAAATCGCAAAGCATTAAATATACATCATGCCGTGATAGTCAATGATGAATTTATGCAAGCTGTCGAAAGAGATCTAGAATGGGATTTAATTAGCCCTCACAATAACAAAGTTATTTCAACCGTCAAAGCACGCGATATATGGATCAAAATACTAACAGCGAGAATTGAAACTGGAGAACCTTATATTATTTTTCTCGATGCAATAAATAATAATAAACCAGAACTTTACAAAAAACTTAATTTAGACATTAAGATGTCAAATCTGTGCAGTGAAATTACTTTAACTACAGGTTATGATCATCTAAATAAACCGCGCACTGCTGTATGCTGCCTATCATCAGTAAACCTTGAATACTACGAAGAATGGAAAGACAATAAAGTCTTCATAGAAGATATAATGCGTTTTCTTGACAATGTATTAGAGGATTTCATAAACAAAGCACCAAACGAAATACAGCGAGCAAAATATTCTGCAACAAGAGAGCGTAGTATCGGTCTTGGTGTTATGGGCTTTCACTCATTTTTACAAAGCAAAATAGTTCCCTTTGAATCAGTAACAGCACAACAGTGGAATAAAAAAATATTCAAGTACTTGCGTGAGCAAGTAGATATGGTTTCTAAAAAATTAGCAGAGGAAAAGGGAGCATGCCTTGATGCTAGAGAGATCAATCTAATGGAAAGGTTTACACACAAGCTTGCTATCGCCCCAACTGCTTCGATTTCCATCATTGCAGGCAACACTTCTCCCGGAATAGAACCATATGCAGCAAACGTATTTACGCAAAAGACATTGACAGGTTCATTTGTAGTGCGGAACAAGTTCTTGCAAAAGCTATTGGCAGAAAAAAATCAAGACAATGATAAAGTATGGTCATCAATTTCAACAAATGAAGGTTCTGTACAACATCTAGATTTCCTTAATGAGCATGAAAAATTAACATTCAAAACAGCGTACGAACTTGATCAAAGATGGATTATAGAACATGCAAGTGACAGAACTCCATACATCTGTCAGTCTCAATCAGTCAATTTGTTCTTACCTGCCAACGTACACAAACGCTATTTGCACAAAATACATATGCTTGCTTGGAAAAAAGGTCTGAAGAGTCTATATTACTGCAGATCACAATCAATGCAGAGAGCCGACAAGGTTTCACATGACATATTTAAAAAAAGTGAAATATTGCAGCAAAGAACAGATATTGATTACGATGAGTGTTTGTCATGTCAATAA
- a CDS encoding phosphoglycerate kinase yields MNIPSIENCNFQDKAVLLRVDFNVPIKNGKVHDATRILRALPTIQHLVNAGAKIIIISHFGSPKDRDGGLSLKNVVETLSHLLGKEVKFVDDCVGEKVQRAVDAMDRGDIILLENLRFYKEEEQNSLNFAKQLASLADVYVNDAFSCSHRAHASISRITELLSSYAGFCLQDELRYLEKAVSFDAKPITAIVGGAKISTKIKMLIKLAEKVDYLVLGGAIANNFLLFNGVNIGKSFFQSGVDGLLHDVVDTANKNNCKIIVPEDALVAVNSDYSTGTLRKTESILDDDIILDIGPQTLSTISSIIASSKTLLWNGPIGVFEHSAFANGTVEVMRMVSRLTHEGKLTSVIGGGDSLSAVNAAGLTDKDFTYISTGGGAFLSWLSGDEMPGVAALHRH; encoded by the coding sequence ATGAATATACCTAGTATAGAAAATTGTAATTTTCAAGACAAAGCTGTTTTACTCAGAGTTGACTTCAATGTTCCTATAAAAAATGGAAAGGTTCATGATGCCACTCGTATTTTGAGGGCGCTTCCTACTATTCAACACTTGGTAAATGCAGGTGCGAAAATCATTATTATATCACACTTTGGCAGTCCAAAAGACAGAGACGGAGGTCTATCGCTAAAAAACGTAGTTGAGACTTTATCGCACCTGCTGGGCAAAGAAGTGAAATTTGTTGATGATTGTGTTGGTGAAAAGGTGCAAAGAGCAGTAGATGCGATGGATAGAGGGGATATAATATTACTAGAAAATCTAAGGTTTTATAAAGAAGAAGAACAGAACAGCTTAAATTTTGCTAAACAACTAGCATCTCTAGCGGATGTATATGTTAACGATGCATTCTCTTGCTCTCATAGAGCTCACGCTTCCATTTCACGCATTACAGAACTTTTATCTTCCTATGCAGGATTTTGCTTGCAAGATGAGCTAAGATATCTTGAAAAGGCTGTATCATTTGATGCTAAACCTATTACTGCAATAGTTGGGGGAGCTAAAATATCAACTAAAATAAAAATGCTGATAAAGTTAGCAGAGAAGGTTGATTATCTGGTCCTTGGTGGTGCAATTGCTAATAATTTTTTATTGTTTAATGGAGTGAATATCGGCAAGTCTTTCTTTCAGAGTGGTGTTGATGGTCTCCTGCATGATGTTGTTGACACAGCAAATAAAAACAATTGCAAAATAATTGTGCCTGAAGATGCTTTGGTTGCAGTAAACTCTGATTACAGCACTGGCACTTTGAGAAAAACCGAATCCATTTTAGATGATGATATAATTTTAGATATTGGGCCTCAAACTTTAAGCACAATAAGCAGTATAATAGCGAGCAGCAAAACTCTGCTATGGAATGGACCTATTGGTGTTTTTGAACATTCGGCTTTTGCAAATGGTACAGTTGAGGTGATGAGAATGGTAAGTCGTTTGACACACGAAGGAAAGTTAACTAGTGTAATAGGGGGAGGCGATAGCCTATCTGCAGTAAATGCTGCAGGTCTCACTGATAAAGATTTTACATATATTTCAACCGGTGGAGGAGCGTTTTTAAGTTGGCTCAGTGGTGACGAGATGCCGGGAGTTGCTGCGCTGCATAGACATTAG
- the atpD gene encoding F0F1 ATP synthase subunit beta produces the protein MNTGRTVKVTQAVIDLKFEGELPKIFNALKSKLKYKGKELVLEVSQHIGDNIVRCIAMDSTDGVSRDDEFVDTCAPISVPVGRSTLGRIFNVVGELIDECGPLKGKYDLESIHRAPPSFTEQKIQEEVLVTGIKVIDLLAPYLKGGKIGLFGGAGVGKTVLIMELINNIAKAHKGFSVFAGVGERTREGNDLYHEMVTSNVINVNEHEKSQAVLVYGQMNEPPGARARVALTALTMAEYFRDRENQDVLFFVDNIFRFTQAGSELSALLGRIPSAVGYQPTLATDMGAMQERIASTTSGSITSVQAIYVPADDLTDPAPATTFSHLDATTVLSRQIAEMGIYPAVDPLDSTSQSLSAEIIGEEHYKVASEVKRILQTYKSLQDIIAILGMDELSDEDKITVDRARKIQKFLSQPFHVAEIFTGMPGKFVSLSDTVSSFKGIVEGKYDHLPEAAFYMVGNIDEAIEKAELIKAEAKVGAKN, from the coding sequence ATGAATACAGGTAGAACAGTTAAGGTAACTCAAGCAGTTATTGATTTAAAGTTTGAAGGTGAACTACCTAAAATATTTAATGCTTTAAAAAGCAAACTAAAATATAAGGGCAAGGAGCTGGTTTTAGAAGTTTCACAGCATATAGGCGACAATATAGTCCGTTGTATTGCTATGGATAGCACAGATGGTGTATCAAGAGATGATGAGTTTGTCGATACATGTGCACCAATATCAGTTCCGGTTGGACGTTCAACTTTAGGAAGAATTTTTAATGTTGTAGGAGAACTTATAGATGAGTGTGGTCCACTGAAAGGAAAGTATGATTTAGAATCTATACACAGAGCACCTCCAAGTTTTACCGAACAGAAAATACAGGAAGAAGTTTTAGTTACGGGAATAAAAGTTATAGATCTTCTTGCACCTTACCTTAAAGGGGGAAAAATTGGTTTATTTGGTGGAGCTGGTGTTGGTAAAACAGTTCTAATAATGGAATTAATTAACAATATTGCAAAAGCCCACAAAGGATTTTCCGTGTTTGCTGGGGTAGGGGAGAGGACACGTGAAGGTAATGACCTTTATCACGAGATGGTTACTTCAAATGTAATAAATGTAAATGAACATGAAAAATCTCAAGCTGTTTTGGTTTATGGTCAGATGAATGAGCCTCCCGGGGCTAGAGCTAGGGTTGCTTTAACAGCTTTAACTATGGCAGAGTATTTTCGTGATCGTGAAAACCAAGATGTTTTATTTTTTGTGGATAATATCTTCCGTTTTACGCAAGCTGGTTCTGAACTTTCTGCTTTACTTGGAAGAATACCTTCGGCTGTTGGTTATCAGCCAACCCTTGCAACCGATATGGGTGCAATGCAAGAGAGAATAGCTTCAACTACTTCAGGTTCCATTACTTCTGTGCAGGCGATATATGTTCCTGCAGATGATTTAACTGATCCGGCTCCTGCAACCACATTCTCTCACCTTGATGCAACCACGGTGTTATCAAGGCAGATAGCTGAAATGGGGATATACCCTGCTGTTGATCCACTTGATTCAACTTCTCAGTCTTTGTCTGCTGAAATCATTGGTGAAGAGCATTATAAGGTGGCTTCTGAGGTGAAGCGTATATTGCAGACTTATAAATCACTGCAAGATATTATTGCAATACTTGGTATGGATGAACTATCTGATGAGGATAAAATTACTGTTGATAGGGCGCGTAAAATTCAGAAGTTTCTCTCTCAACCTTTTCACGTTGCAGAAATATTTACTGGTATGCCTGGTAAATTTGTTTCACTTTCCGATACGGTTTCCAGTTTTAAAGGGATTGTTGAAGGCAAGTATGACCACTTACCAGAGGCTGCGTTTTATATGGTAGGAAATATAGATGAAGCAATAGAAAAGGCTGAATTAATAAAGGCTGAAGCTAAAGTTGGGGCTAAAAATTAG
- the fsa gene encoding fructose-6-phosphate aldolase yields MEIFLDSVNLKEINELKEFIDGITTNPSLIAKSGRKDKYEDLIGEICSVVKGSVSVEVVANNHEDMIEEGLRLAEIAGNIVVKLPLTREGLISCKKLWTQHKIPVNITLCFSPGQALLAAKAGACFISPFVGRLDDIGYDGLSLVEDICTIYSNYGFDTKILVASVRSPTHVIEAARLGADSITVPAKVLKQLLNHPLTNQGLAIFEKDWSTKQ; encoded by the coding sequence ATGGAAATTTTTCTTGATAGCGTTAATTTAAAGGAAATTAATGAACTAAAAGAGTTCATTGATGGCATAACAACTAATCCTTCTTTGATAGCAAAATCTGGGCGTAAAGATAAATACGAAGATTTAATAGGTGAAATATGCTCTGTTGTAAAAGGGTCTGTTAGTGTGGAAGTTGTTGCCAATAATCATGAGGATATGATTGAAGAAGGACTTAGGTTGGCAGAAATTGCTGGCAATATTGTAGTAAAATTGCCTCTTACACGTGAAGGGTTAATTTCTTGTAAAAAGTTGTGGACACAGCATAAAATACCTGTTAACATTACATTATGTTTTTCTCCTGGACAAGCACTGCTTGCCGCTAAGGCCGGTGCTTGTTTTATTTCCCCTTTTGTTGGTCGTCTTGATGATATAGGCTATGATGGCTTATCACTAGTAGAAGATATATGCACTATATATTCTAATTACGGCTTTGATACTAAAATTCTTGTTGCATCAGTGAGAAGCCCAACACATGTAATAGAGGCTGCAAGGCTTGGTGCCGATTCAATTACTGTGCCAGCAAAGGTACTTAAACAATTACTTAATCATCCGCTTACCAACCAGGGGCTGGCAATATTTGAAAAAGACTGGAGTACAAAACAATAG
- the pstC gene encoding phosphate ABC transporter permease subunit PstC, with protein MNSLTIILLPILLILLFCFSKLQRVDKIKAYLCLSCIWTLTWLLMLYNNYFVTPISIALLFLMFAFIFKSKRNKIIKFLLFVALAVSFFITLFIMLSILTQSVEFFKKVSISEFLFCLKWSHNVVTIGKEKVGCFGIAPLLVGTLVITIVAMFIAVPLGLFSAIYISEYASGKVRYIANTTLQVLSAIPTVVYGYFSVVFLSSAVKRIANFFGLNIHSESALVAGLSIGIMILPFIISLLEDAIRSVPKSLRYGFMALGATPAETIWHITIPYAMPTILSAILLSVSRVIGETMIVLMAVGINSNLTFNPLNSVTTITVQIATLLTGDQDFSSVQTLAAYALSLVLFIITWLLNAFALFIIKRN; from the coding sequence ATGAATTCATTGACAATAATCCTTTTACCTATACTACTAATTCTTTTGTTCTGCTTTAGTAAGCTTCAACGAGTAGATAAGATTAAAGCTTATTTATGTCTTAGTTGTATATGGACATTGACTTGGTTATTGATGCTCTATAACAATTATTTTGTTACTCCTATTTCTATAGCATTACTTTTTCTCATGTTTGCTTTTATCTTTAAAAGTAAGAGGAATAAGATAATCAAGTTTTTATTGTTTGTGGCTCTTGCCGTATCATTTTTTATCACTTTATTTATAATGCTATCTATTCTTACTCAGTCTGTTGAATTTTTTAAAAAAGTATCTATTTCAGAGTTCTTATTTTGTTTAAAGTGGAGTCACAATGTAGTAACTATTGGTAAAGAAAAGGTAGGATGTTTTGGTATAGCCCCGCTTTTGGTTGGTACATTAGTTATAACCATTGTAGCGATGTTCATTGCTGTTCCACTTGGTTTGTTTTCTGCGATATATATTAGTGAATATGCGAGTGGGAAAGTACGTTATATTGCTAATACAACTTTACAAGTTTTATCTGCTATTCCTACAGTTGTCTATGGGTATTTCTCAGTTGTATTTTTATCTTCTGCTGTGAAACGAATAGCGAATTTCTTTGGTTTAAATATACACTCAGAGAGTGCCTTGGTTGCTGGTTTATCGATTGGGATAATGATTCTTCCTTTTATTATTTCTTTATTAGAAGATGCTATCAGGTCTGTGCCAAAGAGCTTGCGTTATGGTTTTATGGCATTGGGAGCAACCCCAGCAGAAACTATATGGCACATAACGATACCTTATGCAATGCCTACAATTTTAAGTGCAATTTTATTGTCAGTTTCGAGAGTAATAGGTGAAACAATGATTGTGTTGATGGCTGTAGGAATCAACTCAAACTTAACTTTTAATCCTCTCAATTCAGTTACTACCATTACTGTACAGATAGCTACGTTACTTACTGGGGATCAGGATTTCAGTAGTGTGCAAACACTTGCTGCTTATGCTCTCAGTTTAGTGTTATTTATTATTACTTGGCTGTTAAATGCATTTGCATTGTTTATAATAAAGCGTAATTAG
- a CDS encoding EndoU domain-containing protein: MSKTAKLILCLIIPVIGFVFYVRDHYFNDVNSQIDFEPFFKTDSSGPDYIPPFPELTDFDIGVLRICGDWGTYPDEEDFRILLDCPQHREVVKEMYDRLDHQVITPNADLELFKDELTKIWFTNSGIEKETIGFGHIFCGEPDRLGLGGMHFVGRYVEAQEDKWAGAIWSDKSLCNKIEVDPPVYTFGMKYLGKDGEVKVKCPNGYAYNLHADDILVSATKAFKELGKDGMCLYKMEDDNYQSVFVRKNNAILTFYPDLTPKCNDKSTNCSCSKS, encoded by the coding sequence ATGTCAAAAACAGCTAAGTTAATCTTGTGCTTAATAATACCAGTAATTGGATTTGTTTTTTATGTTAGGGATCATTATTTCAATGATGTGAATTCACAAATTGACTTTGAGCCGTTTTTCAAAACAGATTCTTCAGGTCCAGACTATATTCCACCGTTTCCAGAGTTGACTGATTTTGATATAGGAGTATTGCGAATCTGTGGAGATTGGGGAACATATCCTGATGAAGAAGATTTCAGAATTTTGCTTGATTGCCCGCAACATCGAGAAGTAGTGAAAGAAATGTACGATAGGCTCGATCATCAAGTGATTACACCGAATGCAGACTTGGAATTGTTTAAGGATGAACTAACCAAGATCTGGTTTACAAATAGCGGAATTGAAAAAGAGACTATAGGATTTGGACATATTTTTTGTGGTGAACCAGATAGATTAGGGCTAGGTGGTATGCATTTTGTAGGTAGGTATGTTGAAGCTCAAGAAGATAAATGGGCAGGTGCGATTTGGAGTGATAAGTCTCTGTGTAACAAGATAGAGGTTGATCCGCCAGTTTATACATTTGGAATGAAATATTTGGGTAAAGATGGGGAAGTGAAAGTTAAGTGTCCAAATGGGTATGCATATAACCTTCATGCTGATGATATTTTAGTTTCTGCAACTAAAGCATTTAAGGAACTGGGAAAGGATGGAATGTGCCTATACAAAATGGAAGATGACAATTATCAATCAGTGTTTGTGAGAAAGAATAACGCTATACTTACGTTCTACCCTGACTTAACACCAAAGTGTAATGATAAAAGTACTAATTGTAGCTGTAGCAAATCTTGA